The Triticum aestivum cultivar Chinese Spring chromosome 3A, IWGSC CS RefSeq v2.1, whole genome shotgun sequence genome includes a region encoding these proteins:
- the LOC123058171 gene encoding heat shock protein 81-3-like, whose product MSGAVVCCKLAMGAARWCVAVCVAIYGAPEIPIGLPRLGLGSAIGIYEALELRDGGSDYLGKGVSKALDKISTVPMEALAAGADVSMIGQFGVGFYSAYLVAERVVVTMKHNNDGQYVWESQAGSSFTVTRDTFGEQLGRGTTMVLYLKDD is encoded by the exons ATGTCGGGtgcggtggtgtgctgcaaacttgcGATGGGGGCGGCCAGGTGGTGCGTGGCCGTGTGTGTGGCGATATATGGAGCTCCGGAGATTCCTATTGGATTGCCGAGACTTGGTCTTGGTTCTGCCATTG GTATTTATGAAGCTTTGGAACTAAGGGATGGTGGATCTGACTACTTGGGAAAGGGTGTTTCCAAG GCCTTGGACAAGATCAGTACGGTGCCGATGGAGGCCCTCGCCGCCGGTGCCGATGTGTCCATGATTGGGCAGTTTGGTGTTGGCTTCTACTCCGCCTACCTTGTTGCCGAGAGGGTCGTCGTCACCATGAAGCACAACAACGACGGGCAGTACGTGTGGGAGTCCCAGGCCGGTAGCTCCTTCACCGTCACTCGTGATACATTTGGGGAGCAGCTCGGCAGGGGTACCACGATGGTCCTCTACCTCAAGGACGACTAG